ATAGGTTCCTGGACATAGTCagattttcctttaaaattggATCTTACGGAAGGAGTCCTGTTTAGCAAAACTTCCAAGGATTCGCCAATTGGGAAATCAGCCAAGTAGAGGATAGATTCAATCCAACTCATTTCAATGCAATCTTCTCTCACCAAACCCAGCTCAGGGAAGCTCTCTTGCATCATTGGAAGGAGCCTATCTATCCCTCCAAGATACAAGGATTTGAATGAAGCTTGGACGGTCCTCTTCCCTTCTTGGCTAGAATTGACACCTGTTAAGACGACGCGAATGCATAAGTCTTCGTGAAGCTTGGGTGCAACATATTGCCATCGGTGAACAAGCTTGGTTGCATTTTGTTCCAAGTTCCTATCAACTGTGAAAACAGTCACAGTTGATGGAACATGAACTAACTTGATTTTCCATGCAAGAATGATTCCAAAGCTGgcccctcctcctcctcgaATGGCCCAAAACAGATCCTCTCCCATGGATACTCTGTCGAGGATTCTACCATTAACATCAATCAATTGTGCGTCAATAATATTATCAGCAGCAAGGCCATATTTGCGCAACAATGTGCCGTACCCTCCCCCGCTGAAGTGTCCACCGACGCCCAGAGTAGTGGAAAGTCCTGCCGGAAAGCCAAGAGTTCTACTTTTCTCGGCAATCCTATAATAGACTTCGCCGGTAGTTGCACCAGCTTGAACCCACGCCGTGCTATTCTCTGCATCGACACTGATTGATCGAAGATTAATTAGATCAACTATGACAAACGGCACATCTGAAACATAAGAAAGACCCTCATAATCGTGACCGCCGCTCCGAACTCTTATTTGCATGCCATGTTCTTGGGAACAAAGAATGGCTGCTTGGATGTGGGAGACATGCAATGGTGTAAGAATGACTAGAGGTTTTGGGGTGGCAGGTGTTGAGAATCTGGGGTTTTGTATGGAGAATTCTAAGACAGATGAATATGAGGAGTTGGCTGGGGTGTAAATGACTTCAGAAATTGAGGTGGAGTTTTCAGAACGAAGGGTCAGGCACTGAACAAAGCTTTCGTGTGTGTGAGCCAAAGTTGCccataaaaatgagaaaatgagaacGAAGAGAAATGGAACGACAGACTTCATTTTCGCTTAAAAGTTGATGAGAGCTTCCTGGTTTGTAATAATTTGGCCAGTGATAGCTTCTTAAATAGACCGAAATGATGATCCTTGGGGTTGACAATTCCCAACAATATCAAGACTTATTTGCCGGACAAATTTCGACAAAACGGTTAACCCAAGTTACCCGGCAATTGACATTAGAACTTTGACCATTTGTTGATTTTTCTTAATCAAATTAATCggtttttgatgaataaatttGCTGTATATAAACATGTAGTTGAATATAGA
This DNA window, taken from Alnus glutinosa chromosome 5, dhAlnGlut1.1, whole genome shotgun sequence, encodes the following:
- the LOC133867786 gene encoding tetrahydroberberine oxidase-like, yielding MKSVVPFLFVLIFSFLWATLAHTHESFVQCLTLRSENSTSISEVIYTPANSSYSSVLEFSIQNPRFSTPATPKPLVILTPLHVSHIQAAILCSQEHGMQIRVRSGGHDYEGLSYVSDVPFVIVDLINLRSISVDAENSTAWVQAGATTGEVYYRIAEKSRTLGFPAGLSTTLGVGGHFSGGGYGTLLRKYGLAADNIIDAQLIDVNGRILDRVSMGEDLFWAIRGGGGASFGIILAWKIKLVHVPSTVTVFTVDRNLEQNATKLVHRWQYVAPKLHEDLCIRVVLTGVNSSQEGKRTVQASFKSLYLGGIDRLLPMMQESFPELGLVREDCIEMSWIESILYLADFPIGESLEVLLNRTPSVRSNFKGKSDYVQEPIPEVGLEGIWQKFYEKEAESALLILTPYGGRMSEISESAVPFPHRAGNIYKIFHSVFWEEEGTAASERHISWIRRLYDYMAPYVSKSPRAAYVNYRDLDIGTNNNKGNTSYKRASIWGTKYFKSNFERLVNVKTMVDPANFFKNEQSIPPSSSWWKKRGD